The proteins below are encoded in one region of Triticum aestivum cultivar Chinese Spring chromosome 1B, IWGSC CS RefSeq v2.1, whole genome shotgun sequence:
- the LOC123076704 gene encoding putative FBD-associated F-box protein At5g22720 yields the protein MKKNSATSAAVPTTNKKEAEAVPTAMKMRAAKRRRSDGTAGRRALKRPCDLPKLTQGDLISSLPDAILEAIISLLPIKDGVRTQAVARGWRPLWRSAPLDLDATDICSNKYKRISVISGILRNHLGPARRFTFENICLHKSKKGYAKDDAEVERWFHSRCLDNLEELDISFRLLGKAGVSRNRYPLPSSVLRLAPTLVVAGIGVCRFPSEIARCVNFPLLRQLTLWSISISEEALHVLLSACHVLETLFLEDIRDVDCLRVSSPTLKIIWFSATHLGRQELVIEDVPHLERLLCPALDGETIRVHKAPKLKILGPLSPHVSKIEIANLILQETMPPSSLSHSICTVNILALKFAGPDLNAVLNILRCFPCLEKLYVIWDETLKVEMIDMHQYEPLNPIKCLESHLKVLVLNNYIGDEEDIGFAKFFVSNAKVVKEIKFGVSNEIGNDRKWMSNQKSRC from the exons ATGAAGAAGAATTCTGCTACTTCGGCGGCGGTGCCTACGACCAATAAGAAGGAAGCCGAGGCAGTTCCCACGGCCATGAAGATGAGGGCAGCCAAGAGGCGTAGGTCTGATGGGACCGCCGGACGCAGGGCACTGAAAAGGCCATGCGATCTCCCGAAGCTCACCCAGGGCGATCTCATCAGCAGCCTTCCTGATGCCATCCTTGAggccatcatctccctcctccccatCAAGGACGGCGTTCGCACGCAGGCCGTCGCCCGGGGATGGCGTCCGCTGTGGCGCTCCGCGCCTCTCGACCTCGACGCCACCGACATCTGCTCCAACAAATATAAGCGCATATCTGTCATTTCCGGCATCCTCCGCAACCACCTTGGCCCTGCCCGTCGCTTCACGTTCGAAAACATCTGCCTCCACAAATCTAAAAAAGGGTATGCCAAGGACGATGCTGAGGTCGAACGCTGGTTCCACTCCCGGTGCCTCGACAACCTTGAGGAGCTTGATATCAGCTTCCGGCTGTTGGGTAAAGCAGGCGTGTCAAGGAACCGGTACCCGCTGCCATCATCCGTGCTCCGCTTGGCACCAACTCTCGTTGTAGCCGGAATCGGCGTGTGCAGGTTCCCAAGTGAAATTGCACGTTGTGTGAACTTTCCCCTGCTCCGGCAACTCACTCTGTGGAGTATTAGCATCTCGGAGGAAGCCTTACATGTGCTGCTCTCTGCCTGCCATGTTTTGGAGACCCTATTTCTGGAGGATATTCGTGACGTCGATTGCCTTCGTGTTAGCTCGCCAACTCTCAAGATCATCTGGTTCAGTGCTACTCACTTGGGGAGACAAGAATTGGTTATTGAGGACGTCCCTCACCTTGAAAGGCTACTTTGTCCAGCCTTGGATGGTGAGACTATTCGAGTACATAAGGCGCCTAAATTGAAGATATTGGGGCCTTTGTCACCCCACGTTTCCAAAATCGAGATTGCAAACCTAATCTTGCAG GAAACGATGCCACCCAGCAGCTTGAGCCATTCGATATGCACTGTGAATATTTTGGCTCTCAAGTTTGCTGGCCCAGATTTAAATGCGGTTCTCAATATCCTCCGGTGCTTCCCCTGCTTGGAAAAGCTCTATGTCATT TGGGACGAAACCTTAAAGGTAGAGATGATCGACATGCATCAGTATGAACCCCTAAATCCAATCAAATGCCTTGAGAGCCATCTCAAAGTACTGGTGTTGAATAATTACATAGGCGACGAGGAAGATATTGGCTTTGCCAAGTTCTTTGTTTCGAATGCGAAAGTCGTAAAAGAAATCAAATTTGGAGTGTCTAATGAGATTGGCAACGATAGGAAATGGATGAGTAATCAAAAGTCACGCTGCTAG
- the LOC123086067 gene encoding MADS-box transcription factor 23 isoform X1 has translation MVRGKTVIEKIKNTTSRQVTFSKRKGGLFKKARELGVLCDAQVGVLLFSNTGRLYDYSNSNSGMKSLLERYQQVKEGQQFMSASAQAKFWQAEGERLRQQLHNLQENNRQLLGQHLSGLGLEDLSGLEKQLETSLHNIRLAKDQLTIDEIEEFNKKGNLVHQENVELHKELNIIHQENIYLQSKLNGQPEANGAITSSSSQCSIAARDGANLVRLELSKPHHAEKDEEPESPTLGL, from the exons ATGGTCCGGGGAAAGACGGTGATCGAGAAGATCAAAAACACCACAAGCCGGCAGGTGACCTTCTCCAAGAGGAAGGGTGGGCTGTTCAAGAAAGCCAGGGAGCTGGGCGTGCTCTGTGATGCGCAGGTAGGGGTGCTCCTCTTCTCCAACACAGGACGCCTCTACGACTACTCCAACTCCAACTCCGG GATGAAATCACTACTTGAAAGATACCAACAGGTTAAGGAGGGTCAACAATTCATGAGTGCAAGCGCACAAGCTAAG TTTTGGCAAGCAGAGGGAGAACGTTTGAGGCAGCAACTACATAACTTGCAAGAAAATAATAG GCAATTGTTGGGACAACATTTATCTGGCTTAGGTTTGGAAGACTTAAGTGGTTTAGAGAAGCAACTAGAAACGAGCCTGCATAACATTCGACTAGCAAAG GACCAACTTACGATTGATGAAATTGAAGAGTTCAATAAGAAG GGAAACCTCGTACACCAAGAAAATGTTGAGCTGCACAAGGAACTAAATATCATTCATCAAGAGAATATATATTTGCAAAGCAAG CTAAATGGGCAGCCAGAAGCAAATGGGGCGATTACAAGTTCTTCTAGCCAGTGCAGCATTGCTGCTCGAGATGGTGCAAATCTAGTTCGTTTGGAACTCAGCAAACCACATCATGCGGAAAAGGATGAGGAACCAGAATCACCAACACTGGG TCTTTGA
- the LOC123086067 gene encoding MADS-box transcription factor 23 isoform X2, giving the protein MVRGKTVIEKIKNTTSRQVTFSKRKGGLFKKARELGVLCDAQVGVLLFSNTGRLYDYSNSNSGMKSLLERYQQVKEGQQFMSASAQAKFWQAEGERLRQQLHNLQENNRQLLGQHLSGLGLEDLSGLEKQLETSLHNIRLAKDQLTIDEIEEFNKKGNLVHQENVELHKELNIIHQENIYLQSKLNGQPEANGAITSSSSQCSIAARDGANLVRLELSKPHHAEKDEEPESPTLGYGEICVL; this is encoded by the exons ATGGTCCGGGGAAAGACGGTGATCGAGAAGATCAAAAACACCACAAGCCGGCAGGTGACCTTCTCCAAGAGGAAGGGTGGGCTGTTCAAGAAAGCCAGGGAGCTGGGCGTGCTCTGTGATGCGCAGGTAGGGGTGCTCCTCTTCTCCAACACAGGACGCCTCTACGACTACTCCAACTCCAACTCCGG GATGAAATCACTACTTGAAAGATACCAACAGGTTAAGGAGGGTCAACAATTCATGAGTGCAAGCGCACAAGCTAAG TTTTGGCAAGCAGAGGGAGAACGTTTGAGGCAGCAACTACATAACTTGCAAGAAAATAATAG GCAATTGTTGGGACAACATTTATCTGGCTTAGGTTTGGAAGACTTAAGTGGTTTAGAGAAGCAACTAGAAACGAGCCTGCATAACATTCGACTAGCAAAG GACCAACTTACGATTGATGAAATTGAAGAGTTCAATAAGAAG GGAAACCTCGTACACCAAGAAAATGTTGAGCTGCACAAGGAACTAAATATCATTCATCAAGAGAATATATATTTGCAAAGCAAG CTAAATGGGCAGCCAGAAGCAAATGGGGCGATTACAAGTTCTTCTAGCCAGTGCAGCATTGCTGCTCGAGATGGTGCAAATCTAGTTCGTTTGGAACTCAGCAAACCACATCATGCGGAAAAGGATGAGGAACCAGAATCACCAACACTGGGGTATGGTGAAATTTGTGTTCTTTAA